One window of Chamaesiphon minutus PCC 6605 genomic DNA carries:
- a CDS encoding zeta toxin family protein has translation MPILTIIAGANGSGKSTLTKRIAGDISLIDPDAIAKEIDPLNPSSAAIAAARQALILCQQYTRAEQSFTIETTLAGNTYLNLMREVKQRGWTVELIYIGIDNPNINVLRVGDRVTLGGHDVPRFDILRRYERSLNNLIKAAKIVDKLTLYDNSTSAGHQLVAIRDREQTTLYMQELPGWLDRSNLNL, from the coding sequence GTGCCAATCCTCACTATTATTGCCGGAGCCAATGGATCTGGTAAATCGACACTAACAAAGCGGATTGCTGGCGATATCTCACTCATCGATCCTGACGCAATCGCCAAAGAAATCGATCCACTCAATCCATCATCTGCTGCAATTGCGGCAGCTCGGCAAGCTCTAATCCTTTGCCAACAGTATACCCGAGCGGAGCAAAGCTTCACGATCGAAACGACACTGGCTGGTAATACCTACCTTAATCTGATGCGTGAGGTAAAACAGCGAGGATGGACAGTTGAGCTAATTTACATCGGTATCGATAATCCTAACATTAATGTTTTACGCGTTGGCGATAGAGTTACTCTAGGCGGTCATGATGTGCCGAGGTTTGATATTTTACGCCGCTATGAACGTAGCCTTAATAACCTAATTAAAGCTGCTAAAATCGTCGATAAATTGACTCTATATGATAATTCTACCAGTGCCGGACATCAATTAGTAGCAATACGCGATCGAGAGCAAACAACTCTCTATATGCAAGAATTACCTGGATGGCTCGATCGATCGAATTTAAATCTATAA
- a CDS encoding universal stress protein: MLQKILIATGDSSEAHQIFETGLLLAEKLGAKIAILHVLHPVPTSLELVGNSSLMGISPIANDLNIQQSPTEGQDYERQGTERLQLYAKQAQNRQVPAEILQNFGESGRVICDTARDLAAELIVIGSHQKSRLSEMLLGSTSSYVLHHAPCSVMVVREY; the protein is encoded by the coding sequence ATGTTGCAAAAAATTTTAATCGCCACTGGCGACTCTTCAGAAGCACATCAAATCTTCGAGACTGGATTGCTGCTGGCGGAGAAACTTGGTGCCAAGATCGCGATCTTACACGTTCTCCATCCAGTACCAACCAGTCTCGAATTAGTAGGTAATTCTTCGTTGATGGGAATTTCACCAATCGCCAACGACTTGAATATCCAACAATCGCCAACAGAGGGGCAAGACTACGAAAGACAAGGTACAGAACGCCTCCAGCTTTATGCAAAACAGGCACAAAATCGTCAAGTCCCTGCCGAAATTCTTCAAAATTTTGGTGAATCTGGACGAGTAATTTGTGATACTGCCAGAGATCTCGCTGCTGAGTTAATTGTGATTGGCAGCCACCAGAAATCGCGGTTGAGTGAAATGTTATTGGGCAGCACTAGTAGCTATGTTTTACACCATGCACCCTGCTCGGTAATGGTGGTTCGAGAGTATTAA
- a CDS encoding diaminopimelate decarboxylase family protein codes for MERHQHHHNDFLPFSLSTAQELVSVYGSPLYVYQLDRLCDTIEHITNSIPYPDTQFQFASVTNGNVALLQVFKNKGWGIHANTPGDIHLALVAGFTPDRIVYSGSNLDRSELRDILAWEIHSLNLDSLSQLETLIAVRETFVNPYTAVYPQPRLGLRLNFPALTGESRIGVHPDEFERANEIARQAGLTIEGLHFYRGTGTNATQAFTDAIDTLLTIAMQLPDLAYLDFGGGFGYPYRHDKAAFDWQEFGHILTEKLAKLDKQIQLTIEPGRAAIAGCAVLLARVVSTKWQGEKQILGVDTTVANLSVPSVHGGYRDIISWQNSDELFTTDVCGNTTYSRDYLGRNCQLPRLKIGDIIAIQDVGAYGYAMSSHFLNRPRPAEVLLEGNLHRLIRLREDYLTLLTNQIFEEDRS; via the coding sequence ATGGAGCGACACCAACATCACCATAACGATTTTCTGCCATTTTCGCTGTCTACAGCGCAAGAGTTAGTCTCTGTCTATGGTTCGCCGTTATATGTCTACCAACTCGATCGACTCTGTGACACGATCGAGCATATTACCAACTCGATTCCCTATCCCGACACCCAGTTTCAGTTTGCTAGCGTTACTAATGGGAATGTTGCCCTTCTCCAGGTTTTTAAAAACAAAGGTTGGGGCATTCATGCCAATACGCCAGGAGATATACATCTGGCTCTAGTTGCTGGTTTTACACCGGATCGGATCGTGTATAGTGGCAGCAATCTCGATCGATCCGAACTGCGGGATATTTTGGCATGGGAGATTCACTCGCTTAATTTGGATAGTCTGAGCCAACTTGAGACTTTGATAGCCGTGCGGGAAACTTTTGTAAATCCTTACACTGCCGTATATCCACAACCTCGACTGGGATTGCGCTTGAACTTCCCAGCTTTAACTGGCGAAAGTCGCATCGGCGTGCATCCCGATGAATTCGAGCGAGCCAATGAGATCGCCCGTCAAGCGGGTTTAACTATTGAAGGATTACATTTCTATCGCGGTACGGGTACAAATGCGACACAGGCGTTTACAGATGCCATTGACACGCTTTTAACGATCGCGATGCAGCTACCAGATCTAGCTTATTTAGATTTCGGCGGTGGATTTGGCTATCCGTATCGTCATGACAAAGCAGCTTTTGATTGGCAGGAATTTGGGCACATATTAACTGAAAAACTCGCCAAGTTAGATAAACAGATTCAATTAACGATCGAACCCGGACGCGCGGCGATCGCGGGTTGTGCTGTATTATTAGCGCGGGTAGTTTCAACTAAATGGCAGGGAGAAAAACAGATCCTTGGTGTCGATACTACCGTGGCAAATCTCTCGGTACCATCGGTACATGGTGGCTATCGAGACATTATTAGCTGGCAAAATAGCGACGAATTATTTACCACCGATGTCTGCGGAAATACTACGTATTCGCGCGATTATTTGGGGCGCAATTGTCAGCTACCGCGACTCAAAATTGGCGATATTATTGCTATTCAGGATGTCGGAGCTTACGGTTATGCGATGTCTTCCCACTTTCTCAATCGTCCGCGCCCAGCAGAAGTATTATTAGAGGGCAATCTGCATCGACTCATCAGACTGCGAGAAGATTATCTTACTTTATTAACCAATCAAATCTTTGAGGAGGATCGATCGTGA
- a CDS encoding DUF1816 domain-containing protein, with protein MSNGTLKLHRSSDVSTDNNSYDRMSKNYDDASIVTTDTNLLIILMKTRISSNDILDRISEIWTNVLDFFGQAWWVEVVTNRPRCTYYFGPFADAEAANRAIMGYIQDLENESAQGIQTQIKRCKPDRLTIEWDDAKAV; from the coding sequence ATGTCAAATGGAACGTTAAAATTACATCGATCGAGTGATGTATCGACTGATAACAACAGTTACGATCGGATGAGTAAGAACTACGATGACGCATCGATCGTAACAACAGACACCAATCTATTAATAATATTAATGAAAACTCGAATCTCAAGCAATGATATCCTCGATCGAATTTCGGAAATTTGGACGAATGTTTTAGATTTTTTTGGTCAGGCTTGGTGGGTGGAAGTAGTGACAAATCGGCCTAGATGTACTTACTATTTTGGCCCATTTGCAGATGCTGAAGCAGCAAATCGAGCGATTATGGGATACATACAAGATTTAGAGAATGAGTCTGCCCAAGGAATCCAGACTCAGATTAAACGCTGTAAACCCGATCGATTAACAATAGAGTGGGACGACGCCAAGGCCGTTTAA
- a CDS encoding DUF1269 domain-containing protein yields the protein MSDLIVVGFKDEFKADEVMNELRRLQSEYLVDLEDAAIVIRNQEGKVKIKQAQELVAAGAISGSYWGLLLSVLFFNPIFALVGAAAGALSGALSDIGIDDNFMRDLGSTIEPGTSAIFVLVRKSTPDRVLENLSKFEGKVLRTSLSKEDEAKLQAALSKGEPALSAS from the coding sequence ATGAGCGACTTAATTGTTGTCGGGTTTAAAGACGAGTTCAAAGCAGATGAGGTAATGAACGAACTAAGAAGACTTCAATCTGAGTACTTAGTTGACTTAGAAGATGCTGCTATTGTCATCAGAAATCAAGAAGGTAAAGTCAAAATTAAGCAAGCACAAGAACTAGTTGCTGCTGGTGCTATCAGTGGTAGTTACTGGGGACTTTTATTGAGTGTCCTCTTCTTCAATCCCATTTTTGCTTTGGTTGGCGCGGCGGCTGGGGCACTCTCTGGTGCATTGAGCGATATCGGGATCGATGATAATTTCATGCGCGATCTCGGCAGCACGATCGAGCCAGGAACTTCGGCAATCTTCGTACTAGTACGCAAATCTACACCCGATCGCGTACTGGAAAACTTGAGCAAATTTGAAGGCAAAGTTTTACGCACTTCGCTATCTAAAGAAGATGAAGCAAAACTCCAAGCAGCTCTGAGTAAAGGCGAACCAGCTCTATCTGCTTCTTAA
- a CDS encoding GNAT family N-acetyltransferase, with protein sequence MAELIEFETERLRLRQWLESDRDLFARLCADPQVMEFYPSLLDRAASDAMVDRVQTLIRDRGWGLWAVELKADDEFIGYVGLHVPTANLPCSPCVEIGWRLASAYWGKGYASEAARDVLKVGFDRLKLPEIVSFTATLNRRSYTLMERLGMIRDAETFEHPSVPIGHPLREHYLYRLSREQWQFDR encoded by the coding sequence ATGGCAGAACTAATCGAATTTGAAACTGAGCGACTGCGGTTGCGCCAATGGCTTGAATCAGATCGAGATCTGTTTGCTCGACTCTGTGCCGATCCGCAAGTGATGGAATTTTATCCTAGTCTACTCGATCGAGCCGCTAGCGATGCAATGGTCGATCGAGTTCAAACATTAATACGCGATCGCGGTTGGGGCTTATGGGCGGTAGAATTAAAGGCAGATGATGAATTCATCGGATATGTCGGTTTGCACGTCCCTACGGCTAATTTACCCTGCTCTCCATGCGTAGAAATTGGGTGGAGATTGGCATCGGCATATTGGGGTAAAGGCTACGCATCAGAGGCGGCTAGAGATGTATTAAAGGTGGGATTCGATCGACTCAAGCTGCCAGAAATCGTCTCTTTTACTGCTACTCTCAATCGCCGTTCTTATACTTTAATGGAACGTCTGGGGATGATTCGCGATGCTGAAACATTCGAGCATCCTAGCGTTCCCATTGGGCATCCACTTCGAGAACATTACCTCTATCGATTATCGAGAGAGCAATGGCAATTCGATCGATAA
- the pyrE gene encoding orotate phosphoribosyltransferase, which translates to MQSPVGNIPYPTIDLTILRQHLLDLLCQLAYKEGDFTLSSGQKSTYYINGKQVTLHPEGSVATGRILLSMLPDDTDAVAGLTLGADPIVSSVSVISVYEGKSIPALIIRKEAKGHGTQAYIEGATLKPGANVVVLEDVVTTGQSAMKAVERLRAAGYTVDRVLTLVDREQGGAEFYASQGLNFETIFTIKDLQARYRELGL; encoded by the coding sequence ATGCAGTCACCTGTTGGCAATATTCCCTATCCGACGATCGATCTAACTATTTTGCGCCAACATCTGCTTGACTTGCTGTGTCAGTTGGCTTATAAAGAGGGCGATTTCACCCTCTCTTCCGGCCAAAAAAGTACTTATTATATCAATGGCAAACAAGTTACGCTCCACCCCGAAGGATCTGTCGCCACTGGGCGGATCTTACTCTCGATGCTACCAGATGATACCGATGCCGTGGCAGGTTTGACACTCGGAGCAGATCCGATCGTGTCTTCAGTGAGCGTAATATCTGTATATGAGGGCAAATCTATTCCCGCCTTAATTATCCGCAAAGAAGCCAAGGGACACGGGACCCAAGCCTATATCGAAGGCGCAACTCTCAAACCAGGTGCCAATGTTGTCGTCTTAGAAGATGTGGTGACTACCGGACAATCGGCGATGAAGGCGGTAGAAAGACTCAGAGCGGCAGGTTATACTGTCGATCGAGTATTAACATTAGTCGATCGCGAACAAGGTGGTGCTGAGTTTTACGCCAGTCAGGGGTTAAACTTCGAGACGATATTTACTATTAAAGATTTACAAGCTAGGTATCGAGAACTGGGGCTTTAG
- a CDS encoding MDR family MFS transporter produces the protein MANSRAIDDRRQHPSIQPDRVPLRTWIGVAASMLGAFMAVLDIQITNSSLQDIQAALGATLEEGSWISTAYLVAEIVVIPLTGWLSQVFSIRRYILVNAALFIFFSVCCASAWDLSSMIAFRALQGATGGILIPMAFTNMLVSLPPAKQPVGLALFGLTATFAPSIGPTLGGWLTNNLSWHYIFYLNVIPGLLLLAGVWYGIKQQPPQPELLKQGDWWGILSMAIGLASLQVVLEEGARKDWFSSGFILNLGITAVVFLSIFFWIELTRKQPFINLRLVLNRNFGLASIINVCLGVGLYGSIYILPLYLAQIQQYNALQIGEVLMWAGIPQLFIIPLVPKLIQIVDTRLVIAVGISLFSVSCFMNSDLTNLTGIEQLRWSQLVRALGQPLIMVPLSGVATAGLPKEQAGSASGLFNMMRNLGGSFGIAALGTLLTQREQFHSNRLGEGVSLYNPATQQRIDELTQLFVSRGADLLTAQARALKSIDTILRRESFVLAFNDCFYFIGFALLLSGVAILFIKKVKPGAGAAGGH, from the coding sequence ATGGCAAATTCGAGGGCGATCGACGATCGACGTCAACATCCTAGCATTCAACCCGATCGAGTGCCGTTGCGAACTTGGATTGGGGTCGCTGCGAGTATGCTCGGCGCATTTATGGCGGTGTTGGATATTCAAATTACCAACTCCTCACTCCAGGATATTCAGGCAGCTCTGGGGGCGACATTGGAGGAGGGTTCGTGGATTTCTACTGCTTATTTGGTGGCGGAGATCGTGGTGATTCCCTTGACTGGGTGGTTGTCCCAGGTATTCTCGATCCGCCGCTATATTTTAGTCAATGCGGCACTGTTTATCTTCTTTTCAGTATGCTGTGCTTCGGCTTGGGATCTGTCATCGATGATTGCCTTTCGCGCCTTGCAGGGGGCAACGGGAGGGATTTTGATTCCGATGGCATTTACCAACATGTTAGTGAGTCTACCGCCCGCCAAACAGCCTGTAGGGCTAGCTTTGTTTGGTCTGACTGCAACATTTGCACCTTCGATCGGGCCAACTTTGGGTGGGTGGCTGACAAATAACTTAAGTTGGCATTATATTTTCTATCTCAATGTTATTCCCGGTTTATTATTACTGGCGGGTGTTTGGTACGGCATTAAGCAACAACCACCGCAACCAGAATTGCTCAAACAAGGCGATTGGTGGGGCATTCTGTCTATGGCGATCGGGTTGGCATCTTTGCAAGTAGTTTTAGAAGAAGGTGCTCGTAAAGATTGGTTTAGTTCGGGATTTATTCTCAACCTGGGCATAACTGCGGTCGTTTTCTTATCGATATTTTTCTGGATCGAACTGACTCGCAAGCAACCATTTATTAACTTACGACTGGTACTCAATCGCAATTTTGGATTGGCAAGTATTATTAATGTCTGTTTGGGAGTGGGGCTGTATGGTTCTATTTACATTTTGCCGTTGTATCTAGCGCAGATTCAACAATATAACGCTCTCCAAATTGGTGAGGTATTAATGTGGGCGGGGATACCGCAACTATTTATAATTCCATTAGTTCCTAAACTCATTCAAATCGTCGACACCCGATTGGTGATTGCTGTGGGGATTAGTTTATTTTCAGTCAGTTGTTTTATGAATTCCGACCTGACCAATCTGACTGGGATCGAGCAACTGCGCTGGTCGCAACTAGTTCGCGCGTTGGGACAACCACTAATTATGGTACCGCTATCTGGTGTGGCTACCGCTGGACTGCCCAAGGAGCAAGCGGGTTCGGCGAGTGGTTTGTTTAATATGATGCGAAATTTGGGCGGTTCGTTTGGGATTGCTGCTCTGGGGACTTTGTTGACACAACGCGAACAGTTTCATTCCAATCGCTTGGGTGAAGGCGTGTCTCTATACAATCCTGCCACTCAGCAGCGCATCGATGAGTTGACTCAATTATTTGTCAGCAGAGGTGCCGATTTGCTCACAGCCCAAGCTCGCGCCCTTAAATCGATCGATACTATCCTGCGCCGCGAGTCTTTTGTCTTAGCTTTTAACGATTGTTTTTACTTTATTGGGTTTGCTTTGCTATTGAGTGGAGTGGCAATTTTATTTATCAAAAAAGTTAAACCAGGTGCTGGTGCTGCTGGAGGGCATTAG
- a CDS encoding asparagine synthetase B family protein — MLFGRNKKQATPLPFPRWLVSVGEAGGWTSWFPYPIPSGIVHCKPPHWCSQLDIQSTWCRDNFGIHRAATGCWALSPSGRFMLVGDVWLSNRQELLATLQIASDLPDIELLAQLWDKWQLDTPRQLQGMFGLVVCDIEAEQISIVRDPVGARTVYYTAGKTWWIVPQLSSLNPYRSDRLDPIALRDYLTCSFVPGERTMWQDVREIRPGTILKLPGEQIVSYWQLQQQVVDLESLEWHGDRLRSQLELVMREYLPTQESVGVFLSGGLDSSCITALATQLHDAPIHTYSIHFGAECANELEFSSLVANHCQTHHHILEITFQDMWDKLPETMAYLDDPIGDPLTVPNLLVGRLASQDVSITLNGEGGDPCFGGPKNQPMLIDSLYNTGNNYDPLQAYLISFQKCAGDLPQLLKPDIWQQVQQPWIFEADLNSDMSFLNRLMALNIKFKGADQILTKVNNLTQAAGVQGRSPLFDRRIVELSMTIPPEYKLSGIREKAVLKQAVADLLPAAIIDRPKSGMMVPVQLGFRKYWQRQARSILLNRHALITPYIDRDLIKEWLSFRGDVWGRYGVKLWLLVSLEMWLQANYNRK, encoded by the coding sequence ATGCTATTCGGACGGAATAAAAAGCAAGCAACCCCCTTACCTTTCCCACGCTGGTTGGTTTCTGTTGGCGAAGCAGGCGGGTGGACTTCTTGGTTTCCTTATCCGATTCCGTCGGGAATCGTTCATTGCAAACCGCCGCACTGGTGTTCGCAACTCGATATTCAATCGACATGGTGTCGAGACAATTTTGGGATTCATCGAGCCGCGACTGGCTGCTGGGCACTCAGTCCCAGTGGTAGATTTATGCTCGTGGGGGACGTGTGGTTGAGCAACCGTCAGGAGTTGCTAGCAACATTGCAGATTGCCTCAGATCTCCCCGATATCGAACTCCTGGCGCAACTTTGGGATAAATGGCAACTCGATACGCCCCGCCAGCTCCAAGGGATGTTTGGCTTAGTTGTCTGCGATATCGAAGCGGAGCAAATCTCGATCGTCCGCGATCCGGTGGGGGCGAGAACCGTTTATTATACTGCTGGCAAAACTTGGTGGATCGTACCTCAACTTAGCAGTCTAAATCCTTATCGATCCGATCGATTAGATCCGATCGCCTTACGCGATTATCTGACTTGTTCGTTTGTCCCTGGGGAGCGGACGATGTGGCAGGATGTACGGGAAATTCGTCCAGGAACCATCCTCAAATTGCCCGGAGAGCAAATCGTATCCTACTGGCAATTACAACAGCAGGTGGTCGATTTGGAGTCTTTAGAGTGGCATGGCGATAGATTGCGATCGCAATTAGAACTAGTCATGAGGGAATATTTACCCACACAGGAATCTGTGGGTGTGTTTCTATCAGGCGGATTGGATTCGAGTTGCATTACGGCTCTAGCTACCCAATTACACGATGCCCCCATTCATACTTATTCGATTCATTTTGGTGCCGAATGTGCCAATGAATTGGAGTTTTCGAGCCTAGTCGCCAATCATTGTCAAACCCACCATCACATCTTAGAAATTACCTTCCAAGATATGTGGGACAAATTGCCGGAAACGATGGCATATTTAGACGATCCGATCGGCGATCCGTTGACAGTTCCTAATTTATTAGTCGGACGATTAGCCAGTCAGGATGTATCGATTACCCTCAATGGTGAAGGTGGCGATCCATGTTTTGGTGGCCCCAAAAATCAACCAATGTTAATCGATAGTTTATATAATACAGGCAATAATTACGACCCTTTGCAAGCTTATCTAATCTCATTCCAAAAGTGTGCGGGAGATTTGCCGCAATTACTCAAGCCAGATATTTGGCAACAAGTTCAGCAACCGTGGATTTTTGAAGCAGACTTAAATTCAGACATGAGTTTTCTGAATCGGTTGATGGCTCTAAATATCAAATTCAAAGGTGCCGATCAGATCTTGACTAAAGTAAATAATCTCACTCAGGCGGCTGGAGTGCAAGGTCGATCGCCATTATTTGACAGGCGGATTGTCGAGCTGAGTATGACTATTCCCCCAGAATATAAACTCTCAGGCATCAGGGAAAAAGCCGTATTAAAACAAGCAGTTGCAGATTTATTACCAGCCGCAATAATCGATCGACCCAAAAGTGGCATGATGGTACCAGTCCAACTCGGTTTTCGGAAATATTGGCAACGTCAGGCTCGATCGATTTTACTAAATCGGCACGCATTAATTACACCATATATCGATCGAGATCTAATTAAAGAATGGTTGAGTTTTCGCGGCGACGTGTGGGGTAGATATGGCGTGAAATTATGGTTGTTAGTTAGTTTGGAAATGTGGCTACAGGCGAATTATAATCGGAAGTAG
- a CDS encoding MFS transporter, producing the protein MQAIDSKYLPPALRSRNYQLFFAGQGISLIGTWMTQIATVWLVYHLTSSALMLGIVGFTSQIPNFLLTPFGGVLVDRFPRQRILIVTQILAMVQSLTLAALALTGVVQIWHLLVLSLFQGMINAIDAPARQAIVTELVDRPEDLANAIAINSTMFNGARLVGPAIGGLLIARVGEAYCFLIDGVSYIAVITALLAMRFKPKKMPVITGSPLERIKDGFTYAFGCPPIRAILLLSAIVSFLGMQYTVLVPVFADKILKGDAQTLGFLMAASGVGAISGGIYLVTRKTVVGLGKLIVLGPALLGMGLIVFSISRYLPLSLLAMFFIGLGTILQIASGNTVLQTIIDDDKRGRVMSIYTMSFLGVVPFGNLLGGTLADRIGVTPTLIIAGSACLLGSFYFSRQLPALGKIVREIYHRKGIID; encoded by the coding sequence ATGCAAGCAATCGACTCCAAATATCTACCACCAGCTCTGAGATCGCGAAATTATCAGTTGTTTTTTGCCGGACAGGGGATCTCACTCATTGGTACCTGGATGACGCAAATCGCGACAGTGTGGCTGGTTTATCATCTCACTAGCTCGGCTTTAATGCTGGGCATAGTGGGATTTACCAGCCAAATTCCTAACTTTTTGCTAACACCTTTTGGGGGCGTATTGGTCGATCGATTCCCGCGCCAACGGATCTTAATCGTTACCCAAATTTTGGCGATGGTACAATCATTAACATTGGCTGCGCTGGCTTTAACTGGCGTGGTTCAAATCTGGCATTTGCTGGTTTTGAGCTTATTTCAAGGTATGATTAATGCGATAGATGCACCAGCCAGACAAGCAATTGTTACCGAATTAGTCGATCGACCGGAAGATTTGGCCAATGCGATCGCGATTAATTCGACAATGTTTAATGGCGCGCGCTTGGTCGGCCCTGCAATCGGGGGATTGTTGATTGCTAGAGTGGGAGAAGCTTATTGTTTTTTAATCGATGGCGTTAGTTATATTGCCGTAATTACCGCTTTATTAGCGATGCGATTCAAACCCAAGAAAATGCCAGTAATTACTGGCAGCCCGTTGGAAAGAATTAAAGATGGATTTACTTATGCCTTTGGCTGTCCGCCAATTAGAGCTATTTTACTGCTCTCGGCGATCGTCAGTTTTTTGGGGATGCAATATACCGTACTCGTCCCAGTTTTTGCCGATAAAATTCTCAAAGGCGATGCCCAAACTTTAGGCTTTTTGATGGCAGCTTCGGGAGTAGGTGCGATATCGGGTGGGATTTATTTAGTTACGCGCAAAACGGTAGTGGGCTTGGGTAAATTAATTGTGTTGGGGCCAGCATTATTGGGAATGGGTTTGATTGTCTTTTCAATCTCCCGTTATTTGCCGCTATCCTTGCTGGCAATGTTCTTTATTGGTTTGGGGACGATTTTACAAATTGCGTCTGGTAATACCGTTTTACAGACAATTATCGATGATGATAAGCGCGGACGCGTGATGAGTATTTATACGATGTCTTTTCTGGGAGTGGTGCCATTTGGCAATCTTTTGGGTGGTACTTTGGCCGATCGCATTGGTGTTACGCCGACATTAATTATTGCTGGCAGTGCTTGTTTGTTAGGATCGTTTTACTTCAGCCGACAATTACCAGCATTAGGAAAAATAGTCCGCGAAATTTACCATCGCAAAGGTATCATCGACTAG